Proteins from a single region of Azospira inquinata:
- a CDS encoding ShlB/FhaC/HecB family hemolysin secretion/activation protein encodes MSSKSPAFSRPLWVVALWGAFNTAYGADAAPLPGAGSILQEIKPPAPAAPPARAPELNYPSHQVAPSQDTTLFSVEKIEFSGNTLFSSQILHSLVADGEGKKLNLASLQEIAARITEYYRQQGYPLSRAYIPPQSISQGVVTIKVLEVKYGEVHLQNSSRVDNSLVNATLAPLGNGEAIQSQTLDRALLLLSDLPELQVGATLKPGRNVGSSDLEVEALPRTTSYANLNLDNYGNRYIGRTRLTGTGYLLNPLRHGDTLTASAITTGEGMNYGRLGYDITLNGQGTRLGGSYSTLYYKLSGTASALDAHGTADITSLWVKHPLIRGKQFNLYGQVEFDAKQLRDHVDTSQTKTDRKLANWVLSLNGDHRDGLLGGGVNVWSLGWTSGQVSFDNREAKSADAQTAKSSGGFAKVNGNFSRLQGLTAKDSLYLNLSFQWANENLDSGEKMSVGGPYNVRAYDIGAVSGDSGYLGTLEYHRDLGNMGGGNLQGVAFLDSAHVNVNRHPWTASSNSATLSGAGLGANWNGPDLWRVSVYVASRIGAQPTLVTKPSQFTGWLVINKAF; translated from the coding sequence ATGTCCAGCAAATCCCCGGCTTTCTCTCGCCCCCTCTGGGTCGTCGCCCTATGGGGCGCCTTCAATACGGCCTATGGGGCAGATGCGGCTCCCCTGCCCGGGGCCGGCTCCATTCTTCAGGAAATCAAACCGCCCGCCCCAGCCGCCCCCCCTGCCCGAGCTCCGGAGTTAAATTATCCGAGCCACCAGGTCGCTCCCTCCCAGGACACCACCCTGTTCTCTGTGGAGAAAATCGAGTTTTCCGGCAATACCCTGTTTTCCAGCCAAATCCTGCATTCCCTGGTGGCTGACGGGGAAGGCAAGAAGTTGAATCTGGCGAGTCTGCAAGAGATCGCGGCCCGGATTACGGAGTACTACCGCCAGCAGGGCTACCCCCTTTCCCGGGCCTACATTCCGCCCCAGTCCATTAGCCAGGGGGTGGTGACCATCAAGGTGCTTGAGGTCAAATACGGGGAGGTCCACCTGCAAAACTCCAGCCGGGTGGATAACTCCCTCGTCAATGCCACCCTGGCGCCCCTGGGCAATGGGGAGGCCATTCAGAGTCAAACCCTGGACCGAGCCCTGTTGCTCCTATCCGACCTACCGGAACTCCAGGTAGGCGCCACCCTGAAACCCGGACGGAACGTGGGCAGCTCGGACCTGGAGGTGGAAGCCCTCCCGAGAACCACCAGCTACGCCAATCTGAATCTGGACAACTACGGTAACCGCTACATCGGCCGAACCCGCTTGACTGGCACGGGTTACCTACTCAATCCCCTGCGCCACGGGGACACCCTGACCGCTTCCGCCATCACCACCGGGGAAGGCATGAATTACGGCCGCCTGGGCTACGACATCACCCTGAATGGCCAAGGCACTCGCCTGGGGGGAAGCTATTCCACCCTGTATTACAAGCTCAGCGGCACGGCCAGCGCCCTGGACGCCCACGGCACGGCGGATATCACCAGCCTATGGGTTAAACACCCCCTGATTCGGGGCAAACAATTCAACCTCTACGGCCAGGTTGAATTCGATGCCAAGCAACTGCGGGACCACGTGGATACCAGCCAGACCAAGACGGATCGGAAGCTGGCTAACTGGGTGCTGAGTCTGAACGGGGACCATCGGGACGGGCTGCTGGGAGGAGGTGTCAATGTCTGGAGCCTGGGATGGACCTCCGGCCAGGTTAGCTTTGACAATCGGGAAGCCAAATCGGCGGACGCTCAAACCGCCAAATCCTCCGGAGGCTTCGCCAAAGTTAACGGCAATTTCTCCCGGCTCCAGGGGCTCACCGCCAAGGACTCCCTCTACCTGAATCTGTCCTTTCAATGGGCCAATGAAAACCTGGATTCTGGGGAAAAAATGTCCGTCGGCGGTCCTTACAATGTGCGCGCCTACGATATTGGCGCCGTTTCAGGAGACAGCGGCTACCTGGGCACCCTGGAATACCATCGGGACCTGGGCAATATGGGGGGCGGCAATCTGCAAGGCGTCGCCTTCCTGGATAGCGCCCACGTCAACGTGAATCGCCACCCCTGGACCGCCAGCAGTAATAGCGCCACCCTATCCGGGGCAGGCCTGGGGGCCAACTGGAACGGGCCGGACCTGTG